The following proteins come from a genomic window of Canis lupus familiaris isolate Mischka breed German Shepherd chromosome 31, alternate assembly UU_Cfam_GSD_1.0, whole genome shotgun sequence:
- the AGPAT3 gene encoding 1-acyl-sn-glycerol-3-phosphate acyltransferase gamma isoform X2 produces the protein MLSLLKLRSQFWFLSVISGPHPGPLPPPALAPALLATGTRASQAPKRPPVPPSPAPALHFQRWGGCAERPWGEEPSPSVRCVGSRAHPSHVPTTWPRVSVPSICFCSGGTPSAPQSLLSPSPRGHQAAALHGAAPLPPGARGGLPCSPRGSWMLLKGSPPSGLPPGGACRPSARSSLASRGFKVLLLQLVRGGLSAPRWAGEVVSLSGLCRPLSQVGTGVQGGGRRASPRVPWGTAPRSSPHQGVSLHILTWATAPAGSCMFCGWRHGAGAAGRVAGGPWGDPRLPGRSLPACAGLPPKTARVLFSRHTLRGLLSEGGNAGVGVSALAPEAHIPERGSLNFPGKEMERRGMGRR, from the coding sequence ATGCTTTCTCTTCTTAAACTTAGATCCCAGTTTTGGTTTTTATCGGTTATTTCGGGACCTCATCCTGGCCCTTTGCCTCCTcctgcccttgcccctgccctcctggcaACGGGGACACGTGCGTCCCAGGCCCCCAAGCGCCCGCCTGTCCCGCCCAGCCCGGCACCGGCCCTTCACTTCCAGCGGTGGGGTGGGTGCGCAGAGCGTCCCTGGGGTGAGGAGCCCTCGCCGAGTGTCCGATGCGTGGGGAGCCGGGCGCACCCGTCGCACGTTCCGACCACCTGGCCCCGTGTGTCAGTACCTAGCATCTGTTTCTGTAGTGGAGGCACCCCCTCAGCCCCCCAAAGCCTTCTGTCCCCGTCTCCTCGTGGCCACCAGGCGGCAGCCCTCCACGGGGCCGCACCCCTGCCCCCCGGTGCCAGGGGAGGGCTGCCCTGCAGCCCACGGGGCTCTTGGATGCTCCTTAAAGGATCGCCGCCGTCAGGCCTCCCTCCTGGAGGTGCTTGCAGACCGTCCGCTCGGAGCTCGCTGGCGTCTAGAGGTTTTAAGGTTTTGCTTCTACAGTTGGTCCGTGGAGGGCTCTCAGCTCCCCGGTGGGCAGGAGAGGTGGTGAGCCTCTCCGGGTTGTGCCGCCCTCTTTCCCAAGTGGGCACCGGggtccagggtgggggcaggcggGCGTCCCCCCGGGTGCCCTGGGGCACTGCTCCCCGCAGCTCCCCCCACCAGGGGGTGTCTCTCCACATCCTGACTTGGGCCACAGCCCCAGCGGGGAGCTGCATGTTCTGCGGATGGAGGCATGGGGCTGGGGCCGCCGGGCGGGTGGCAGGAGGGCCCTGGGGGGACCCCCGGCTCCCGGGGCGCAGCTTGCCCGCCTGCGCTGGACTTCCTCCTAAGACTGCCCGTGTGCTGTTCTCCCGTCACACTCTGCGCGGCCTGCTCAGCGAGGGGGGAAACGCGGGTGTCGGGGTGTCAGCTCTGGCGCCCGAGGCCCACATTCCAGAGAGAGGCAGCTTGaattttccaggaaaagaaatggagagaagaggcATGGGAAGAAGATAA